The Cherax quadricarinatus isolate ZL_2023a chromosome 48, ASM3850222v1, whole genome shotgun sequence genome includes a region encoding these proteins:
- the LOC128696033 gene encoding perlucin-like has product MKNTLIYSDPADPWGWVCGCGRVCGGEVRPVEECGRRRLFLKRCGGEERLEMTSVRAERLTERWRGAWAWKVLWVAMVVLSLASVVLAKKNVSSNTSPLQNQLRSKCPMAFHEIGNKCYFYGYFPLNWFRAAEFCHSFGNGVSLATIETSQENLSIRKWLAVNGNHNTGVWVGGSDNGHSGKWAWFPTGQLVDFSNWGPSQPSGGDQHCMYLVGGLLGYQWADFHCDFDMHFLCEYSVNSVKPWR; this is encoded by the exons ATGAAGAACACTTTGATATATAGTGACCCAGCGGACCCatgggggtgggtgtgtgggtgtgggcgtgtttgtgggggtgaggtgaggcctgtggaggagtgtggacgtaGAAGGTTGTTCTTAAAGAGGTGTGGGGGCGAAGAACGCCTTGAGATGACGTCTGTGCGTGCTGAGAGGCTGACAGAGAGATGGCGTGGAGCGTGGGCGTGGAAGGTGTTATGGGTGGCCATGGTGGTGTTGAGTCTGGCGTCGGTAGTTCTGGCCAAGAAGAATGTCTCGTCAA ATACGAGTCCCTTACAGAACCAGCTGCGCAGCAAGTGTCCCATGGCCTTCCATGAGATAGGGAACAAGTGTTACTTCTACGGCTACTTTCCCTTGAACTGGTTCCGTGCTGCCGAGTTCTGCCACTCCTTCGGCAACGGTGTCTCTCTGGCCACCATCGAGACCTCACAAGAGAATCTCTCCATCAGGAAGTGGCTTGCTGTTAATG GTAACCACAACACGGGCGTGTGGGTGGGCGGCTCCGACAACGGTCACAGTGGCAAGTGGGCGTGGTTCCCTACAG gtcagctggtagacttcagtaactGGGGACCGTCACAACCTAGTGGAGGTGACCAACACTGCATGTACCTAGTGGGGGGACTGCTGGGATATCAGTGGGCAGACTTCCACTGTGATTTCGACATGCACTTTCTCTGTGAATACAGTGTAAACAGCGTCAAGCCCTGGAGGTAA